A genomic region of Mesobacillus jeotgali contains the following coding sequences:
- a CDS encoding DegV family protein, which produces MKKIAWVTDSTAYLDEELKNHPDVYQVPMTIVLDDVEYLDGKDLTAEELYKRLKSLKTAPKTSQPPVGVFMELYKKLEKDYDLIFSVLVSSKLSGTVASSVQAEQDVNIPVVTFDSKILTYPLTSLLKEGIALAEQGASVDEIKEKLEVIRESNETYVMIGSLEQLHRSGRMSGMQFYLGSMLNIKPIISIEDGALNTKEKVRSDKKAREKIFDYLRESHEKYVVKEVYILYGFHKEVADEWQSQLEATFPDIRFLSCPIGAVIGVHAGEHTIGISWNNADA; this is translated from the coding sequence TTGAAGAAAATCGCCTGGGTTACTGATAGTACAGCCTATCTAGATGAAGAGTTAAAGAACCATCCAGATGTATATCAGGTACCAATGACAATTGTGTTGGATGATGTAGAATACCTCGATGGTAAAGACCTGACTGCAGAAGAATTATATAAAAGACTAAAATCGTTGAAGACGGCTCCTAAAACATCACAGCCTCCTGTTGGAGTCTTTATGGAACTATATAAGAAGCTTGAAAAAGATTATGACCTCATATTCTCAGTCCTGGTTTCATCCAAGTTGAGCGGAACAGTTGCCTCAAGTGTACAGGCTGAACAAGATGTTAACATTCCTGTCGTTACCTTTGATTCTAAAATTCTCACATATCCATTGACTTCTCTATTAAAAGAAGGAATAGCATTAGCTGAGCAAGGAGCATCAGTCGATGAGATTAAAGAAAAGCTGGAAGTCATCCGAGAGTCCAACGAAACCTATGTGATGATCGGCAGTCTGGAACAGCTTCATCGAAGCGGCCGTATGTCAGGAATGCAGTTTTATCTTGGAAGCATGTTAAATATCAAACCTATCATCAGTATTGAAGATGGCGCTCTAAATACAAAGGAAAAGGTCCGCAGCGATAAAAAAGCACGAGAGAAGATATTTGATTATTTGAGAGAGTCGCATGAAAAATACGTAGTTAAGGAAGTGTACATTCTATACGGCTTTCATAAAGAGGTAGCTGACGAATGGCAAAGCCAGCTTGAAGCAACCTTCCCTGATATTCGTTTCTTAAGCTGTCCGATTGGAGCTGTAATCGGTGTACATGCTGGAGAACATACAATTGGGATTAGCTGGAATAATGCAGATGCATAA
- a CDS encoding ABC-F family ATP-binding cassette domain-containing protein: MKMITIENVTKTYGEKELFNGISFTIGERERVGLIGVNGTGKSSLLKIVAGIDQADSGDIIFAKDYKISFLSQQPEMEPEKSVLDQVFSGEAPILRLMRDYEIILSELGNKPDDQGLQERFYDLQRKMDSSDGWDANTAAKSILMQLGISDFTKKMGELSGGQKKRVALAQVLIESPDLLILDEPTNHLDYETVKWLEDYLSRYSGSLLLVTHDRYFLDRVTNRIFELDGGNLYSYKGNYASFLEAKAIREENEAATLEKKKNLFRQELEWIRRGAKARTTKQKARIQRFDKLDDEVSNVRSSEKLDISLSGSRLGKQVLELKNATKKYEDKVILDHFNLLVKPGDRLGIIGRNGTGKSTLLNILAGRIMLDDGEIITGQTVKIAYYTQENEDMDENKRVIEYLKETAEIVQTTDGKTISAAQMLERFLFPPYAHGTPIRKLSGGEKRRLYLLKLLMEEPNVLLLDEPTNDLDTQTLTVLEDYLEEFPGVVISVSHDRYFLDKVVDLLLELEGNGQTDLYYGNYSEYLEKRPKTESAPAIPKKEKVEQTEKPKKKKLSFKEQKEWAEIEDKIAGTEARLEEVQGEMASIGSDFEKGQALMNEEKELNEQLEYLIERWSYLSELAENE, encoded by the coding sequence ATGAAAATGATCACGATTGAAAACGTGACAAAAACATACGGAGAAAAAGAGCTTTTCAATGGAATTTCATTTACAATCGGCGAACGAGAAAGAGTAGGTTTGATCGGTGTTAATGGAACTGGAAAATCGTCTTTGCTCAAAATTGTGGCAGGCATCGACCAGGCTGATTCAGGCGATATTATATTTGCGAAAGACTATAAAATTTCCTTTCTATCCCAACAGCCTGAAATGGAACCGGAAAAAAGCGTTCTTGATCAGGTTTTCAGCGGAGAAGCGCCAATCTTAAGGCTGATGAGAGATTATGAGATTATTCTCTCTGAACTGGGCAATAAACCTGATGACCAAGGACTTCAGGAACGATTTTATGACTTGCAGCGGAAAATGGATAGTTCTGACGGCTGGGATGCGAATACTGCCGCCAAATCCATACTCATGCAGCTTGGGATTTCGGACTTCACCAAAAAAATGGGCGAGCTATCCGGCGGCCAGAAGAAACGTGTCGCACTCGCTCAGGTTTTGATTGAATCTCCGGATTTGCTGATTCTGGATGAGCCCACGAACCACCTTGATTATGAGACGGTAAAATGGCTTGAAGACTATCTATCCAGATATTCAGGGTCACTTCTCCTCGTCACCCATGACCGCTACTTCCTTGACAGAGTTACGAACAGGATTTTTGAACTGGATGGTGGAAATCTTTATAGCTATAAAGGCAACTATGCCAGCTTCCTTGAAGCCAAGGCGATCCGAGAGGAAAACGAAGCAGCAACACTTGAAAAAAAGAAGAATTTGTTCAGGCAGGAACTCGAGTGGATCAGGCGCGGGGCTAAGGCAAGGACAACCAAACAGAAGGCTCGCATTCAGCGTTTTGATAAACTGGATGATGAAGTGTCAAATGTGAGGTCCTCTGAAAAACTCGACATCTCTTTGAGTGGCAGCAGGTTAGGCAAACAGGTGCTTGAACTGAAGAATGCAACCAAAAAATATGAAGATAAAGTGATTCTGGATCACTTCAATCTTCTTGTGAAACCTGGGGACAGGCTGGGAATCATTGGCCGCAACGGGACAGGCAAATCGACTTTGCTGAATATTCTCGCAGGCAGAATCATGCTTGATGACGGTGAAATCATTACCGGACAAACGGTAAAAATCGCTTACTATACTCAAGAGAATGAAGATATGGACGAAAATAAGCGGGTGATTGAATACCTGAAAGAGACGGCAGAAATCGTCCAAACTACTGATGGCAAGACAATTTCAGCTGCACAAATGCTCGAGAGATTCCTGTTCCCACCTTATGCACATGGAACTCCAATCAGGAAGCTTTCCGGAGGCGAGAAGCGCAGGCTTTACTTATTGAAGCTTTTAATGGAAGAACCAAACGTCCTGCTGCTGGATGAGCCAACGAATGATCTGGACACACAGACGTTAACTGTATTGGAAGATTACCTGGAAGAATTCCCGGGTGTCGTCATCTCGGTATCCCATGACCGTTACTTCCTTGATAAGGTCGTCGATTTGCTGCTTGAATTGGAAGGCAATGGACAGACAGACCTGTATTACGGCAATTATTCAGAATACCTTGAAAAGCGGCCGAAAACTGAATCTGCTCCTGCCATCCCGAAGAAGGAGAAGGTAGAGCAGACAGAAAAGCCAAAGAAAAAGAAACTAAGCTTCAAGGAACAAAAGGAATGGGCAGAAATTGAAGATAAGATTGCTGGTACTGAAGCCCGCCTTGAGGAAGTGCAGGGGGAAATGGCCAGTATCGGGAGTGATTTTGAAAAGGGCCAGGCCCTGATGAATGAAGAGAAAGAGTTGAATGAGCAGCTGGAGTATTTAATTGAAAGGTGGAGCTATTTATCCGAGCTCGCCGAAAACGAATAA
- a CDS encoding HD domain-containing protein produces MEDKIVMAEEFVKAELGKDSSGHDWHHIDRVRKNARLIWSKEQRGDWFIIEMAALLHDIPDDKLNESEEAGWLKLDSFLQSIQLDSETSSKIKGCIETVSYKGGRLIELDSIEAEIVQDADRLDALGAIGIARTFAFGGKKGHPIYEPDLNIRGEMTLAEYRNGDSSSVNHFYEKLLKLKDKMNTDHARQLAGERHQFMETFLDQFYSEWNGKA; encoded by the coding sequence ATGGAAGATAAAATAGTAATGGCAGAGGAGTTTGTCAAAGCTGAGCTAGGCAAGGATTCGTCGGGGCATGACTGGCATCATATTGACAGGGTCAGGAAAAATGCCCGTTTAATTTGGAGTAAGGAACAGCGGGGTGACTGGTTCATCATTGAAATGGCCGCCTTGCTACACGATATTCCAGATGATAAATTAAATGAATCGGAAGAAGCCGGATGGTTGAAATTGGATTCATTCTTACAAAGCATACAATTAGATAGTGAAACTAGCTCGAAGATTAAGGGATGTATCGAAACAGTTTCCTATAAAGGCGGCAGGTTGATTGAGCTAGATAGTATCGAAGCTGAGATTGTCCAGGATGCTGACCGTCTAGATGCCCTAGGTGCGATCGGGATTGCCAGGACATTTGCATTCGGTGGAAAGAAAGGCCACCCGATTTACGAACCTGACCTGAATATCAGGGGAGAAATGACACTGGCGGAGTACAGGAATGGCGACAGCTCTTCGGTCAATCACTTTTACGAGAAGCTGCTGAAGCTGAAAGATAAAATGAATACAGACCATGCTAGACAACTTGCTGGGGAAAGACACCAATTCATGGAGACTTTCCTTGATCAATTTTACAGTGAATGGAATGGTAAGGCATGA
- a CDS encoding formate--tetrahydrofolate ligase: MGTNIQVKSDIEIARDSKMKPIVDIAASIGLDADDIELFGKYKAKLSSEALAKLKTKESGKVVLVTAINPTPAGEGKSTVTVGLADALNKLGKKTMIAMREPSLGPTMGIKGGATGGGFAQVLPMEDINLHFTGDLHAITTANNALAALIDNHLQQGNKLNIDQRRIVWKRAVDLNDRALRKVIVGLGGPMQGVPREDGFDITVASEIMAVLCLASDLKDLKLRLSKMVVAYNYEKQPVTVGDLGVEGALTLLLKEAVKPNLVQTIEHTPALIHGGPFANIAHGCNSVIATEAASKLADFVVTEAGFGADLGAEKFLNIKARTAGIDPSAVVIVATIRALKMHGGMKKTELVNEDVKALRDGFTNLKKHVETIASFGLPYVVAINRFITDTELETNTLKELCDNAGIPVALTEVWEKGGNGGVELAERLLDVIEKSENTFAHLYDLSDSIEDKIKTIASQVYGANGVEFSPKAKKQLVDFEGFGWGVLPVCMAKTQYSLSDDPQKLGRPSGFTITVRELKPSVGAGFIVALTGEVMTMPGLPKLPAALNMDVDEEGNAVGLF, translated from the coding sequence ATGGGAACAAATATTCAAGTTAAGTCAGATATTGAAATTGCTCGTGATAGTAAAATGAAGCCTATTGTTGACATTGCAGCGAGCATTGGCCTGGATGCCGATGATATTGAGCTGTTTGGTAAGTATAAAGCGAAGCTGTCTTCAGAAGCTTTGGCTAAATTGAAAACAAAAGAGAGCGGCAAGGTCGTACTTGTTACCGCAATCAATCCTACTCCTGCAGGGGAAGGGAAATCTACTGTAACGGTCGGACTTGCAGATGCATTGAACAAGCTTGGTAAAAAAACGATGATTGCTATGCGTGAGCCTTCATTAGGGCCAACTATGGGAATAAAAGGCGGTGCAACAGGCGGAGGTTTCGCACAAGTGCTTCCGATGGAGGATATCAACCTTCACTTTACAGGGGACCTGCATGCGATTACAACCGCAAATAATGCCCTGGCTGCTTTAATTGATAATCACCTGCAGCAAGGAAACAAGCTGAACATTGACCAGCGCAGGATTGTCTGGAAGCGAGCGGTCGACTTGAATGACCGTGCACTGAGAAAAGTGATTGTCGGACTTGGTGGGCCAATGCAGGGAGTTCCTCGTGAAGACGGCTTCGACATTACGGTTGCATCTGAAATCATGGCTGTACTGTGTCTTGCGAGCGACCTGAAGGATTTAAAACTCCGCCTATCAAAGATGGTTGTTGCTTATAATTACGAAAAGCAGCCTGTTACGGTGGGGGATCTAGGAGTAGAAGGGGCTTTGACACTTTTATTGAAGGAAGCGGTCAAGCCAAACCTTGTCCAGACAATCGAACATACTCCGGCCTTGATTCATGGTGGTCCATTTGCGAATATCGCACATGGCTGCAACAGTGTCATCGCGACAGAGGCTGCATCCAAGCTTGCTGATTTCGTCGTTACTGAAGCAGGATTTGGTGCGGATCTTGGAGCTGAGAAGTTCTTGAATATCAAAGCAAGAACAGCGGGAATCGATCCTTCAGCTGTTGTGATTGTCGCTACCATCCGCGCTCTGAAAATGCATGGTGGCATGAAGAAAACGGAATTGGTCAACGAGGATGTCAAAGCATTAAGAGATGGTTTTACTAATCTGAAAAAGCATGTAGAGACGATTGCAAGCTTTGGCCTGCCATACGTTGTTGCCATCAATCGATTCATTACAGATACAGAACTTGAAACAAATACTTTGAAAGAATTGTGTGACAATGCAGGGATCCCGGTTGCCTTGACAGAAGTTTGGGAAAAAGGCGGAAATGGTGGAGTTGAGCTAGCAGAGAGACTTCTTGATGTAATTGAAAAAAGCGAAAATACATTTGCACATCTTTATGATCTGTCTGATTCAATTGAGGATAAAATCAAGACAATTGCCTCCCAAGTTTATGGTGCCAACGGAGTCGAGTTTTCGCCAAAAGCGAAGAAGCAGCTAGTTGACTTTGAAGGATTTGGCTGGGGTGTGCTGCCAGTCTGTATGGCCAAAACACAGTATTCATTATCAGATGATCCGCAGAAACTAGGCAGGCCATCAGGATTCACCATCACAGTAAGGGAACTGAAGCCGTCAGTAGGTGCAGGATTCATCGTTGCATTGACAGGGGAAGTCATGACAATGCCTGGCTTGCCGAAGCTTCCGGCAGCTTTGAACATGGATGTTGATGAAGAGGGTAACGCAGTCGGATTATTCTAA